The Paramormyrops kingsleyae isolate MSU_618 chromosome 11, PKINGS_0.4, whole genome shotgun sequence genome includes a window with the following:
- the fam219b gene encoding protein FAM219B, translating into MEEQERDTLAALPESQVLSGPNGSDGGEAKGAEAGLRPVEKRGPYIMSRAPPIHQKLQKHREMARKALKKKALTLGGPIMQQPRLGPKRNVKFNKGYTALSQNPEDALVSLDSDSDVELESQYSSGYSSSEVHPEVSRQLLKDGYRLDEIPDDEDLDLIPPKSLTASRCCCADAASCSVQ; encoded by the exons ATGGAGGAACAGGAAAGGGACACGCTGGCTGCTTTGCCCGAATCCCAAGTTTTATCG GGTCCCAATGGCAGCGATGGTGGTGAAGCTAAAGGTGCAGAGGCGGGCTTGAGGCCTGTGGAGAAGCGTGGTCCATACATCATGTCCCGAGCTCCACCCATTCACCAGAAACTAC AAAAGCACAGAGAGATGGCTCGAAAGGCTTTGAAGAAGAAAGCCCTTACATTGGGGGGACCAATAATGCAACAGCCCAGGCTTGGACCCAAGAG GAACGTGAAGTTTAATAAAGGCTACACGGCCCTCAGCCAGAACCCCGAGGACGCCCTGGTGTCGCTGGACTCGGACAG TGATGTTGAGCTGGAATCGCAGtattcctctgggtactcctcATCCGAG GTCCACCCTGAAGTGAGCAGGCAGCTCCTGAAGGACGGCTACCGGTTAGATGAGATCCCAGACGACGAGGACCTGGACCTCATCCCGCCCAAGTCCCTGACCGCCTCCCGATGCTGCTGCGCAGACGCCGCGTCCTGCAGCGTGCAGTGA